The genomic interval taaaataaatgatcataaATATCATAAACTGATTTTTGTCTGGATATTAGGCTACTACAAACTTCTATAGTaatgatgtacagtatttatattttccCATTGTAAACATTGCATTTTACATTCCATTGTTGGTTTGTTTACTCCTGGGCTTGGGTTCGTTGTTCTGTCACATCACTTAGCTTCTGTTGAGCTTCAGATGGTGAAAAGATAAACTTTACATAAGCTGCAGAATGTCCTGATAATCGTAGGAATACATTTTTCTGTCTATGATACCAGGCTGCCCTCTAATAGCAGTTCGTTGCCCTTATGTGAACTACACGTTTTGACCAACAGATTGTACCATTGTATAGTTTCAACAAATGCAGGCCTGACTCATATTATTGTGCCATATCTTCCTGACTAGCAGCTATGGAGTTTTGTCCTCTGTGGAAGACATCATTTTTTAACGATTTCTTTGTGATCTTACATGTCACAGTTCTAACTCTGGATGTCCTGTAAAGAGAAACCAAATGCTTGGAAGTTTCACTGTGATCACTCTCCTCGATCTAAATGTGTGACATTAATTTATTGATCAAATTTAACACCCTTATGGAAATATGATAACATTTTGTAATGATCATTTAAATCGGACAAATTTTTGGATTGTATTTAGCCTCTTGAGACCCTgtggcctcatatgaggacattatatttttgtgaatttctctgagtctgttcatgccacagttttagatctggatgtcctgtacagagcacattcagggcttttcagagataccaaatgattggatgtttcactccctctccttggtcatcaaaatgtctgaaattaatttagtgacactcttatagaaatatgataatatttctataatatattgtagttatcatttaaatctgtctaatttttaaattctgtgtcataaatcaacatctcagaaatatgttatggggtttcaaatcaaaatatgactttctgttactaaacaggacattgatttcatacatgtcctcagatgaggacaccgggactaaacgcatgcttatgacgcatttttggagacataacaaatgaatagagaaagaaattatatttcaatattctatgaaatattatatattattatgaaaatcttgacaattattactcccattattacacttcttttttcattacatgttgccccaaaaacacatttatatgcaaattagatttagtttatagatacattgtatataattagaaaacccattaatggtaattttacacacattttgcagaaagaaaaatgttatactgaattattctgttataccatagttgagaatcatctttatacaaagtttggtaaaaaaaaaaaaaaaagatcttgaacattaaaaatgtattggtgatttaaaaaaatctattgtttttgcctatgcattttcattcatgtcttttcattttttttttagaaattgagtcccgatgtcctctgccgaggacataacataactttataaatgaaatgcatgaatgcagagcacaaggctgcactgggaaatcctgtgtgcgatgcatgacatgcaatgtgcatctgtgcttgcaaagtgaatgaaactgctttgcagcatttcacatcatgatagacccactgtcctcacatgaggacatcttttttctgggaaaactacttcctgtacaaaaacaaattttaggtattatacttattaggtcctacatatcccaaaaagcaagaaaaattataaaatgcacaacaggCAATCTCTCGGGTTTCAGGAGGTTAGTATAAATCAACATCATAATgtcatgttgtttaaaaaaatgactttctGTCACAAAACAGGACAGCGATTTCATACATGTCCACTGTAGAGGACACCAGgacatattactattattagacattattatgaaaatcttgccaGTTACTCCCATTCTTTTTTCAACATTACATTGTATATAACAGGAAAACccaatatatacatatgtgtgtatgtttatatacaGTAGTCACCATTGGAAGTGGACCAAAACCTTTCATCGAAGTTGTCCTAAAGCCTAAAACTAAAATGTGCTCTGAACTTTGataaacttttttgatccacCTCAGATGTTGATTACTGTATAAATATAGAAAAGAAGTGGTATTATGGGTGAGGGTGAACGGAAATTACAGTTGGCAAATTGGTAAATGTTGCACGTGTTATGACGTTTGGATGCATTTTTGTGGGGAGAAGTGGATGGAAACCTCAGTGTGTGTGGGTGGGACACAGGATATCTATCCCACAGCACTCAACCATTAGCATCACACtcacataaacatgaaaaatctaATAGAACTGTTCCCTGGACATAAAGTAGTCCCTTTGTGTCAGTTATTGACTTTTACTCATTGGAAATTATTGATCACATTCTTTCCAGAGAAAGACAAACAGAGTAAATATGTGTGCAAGTGAATTCCACACACAGACATTATGAATATAAGATGAAAACTGTGGCTTGTTTCATGAATCCCTAAATGTGCAAGCAGTCTCTCCATTGATCAAAAAGTCTCTAGAGATTTTGAAAGGAAATCCTTTATGCAAACTGTATTTAAACTGTAAACTGCATtgctgttttaatgtgctttaatgtgttttaaagttacaaCTTATTGTTGAAGCCATTTCTGAATAAATATTCCACAGAATTAAAAAGATACGTAtagatatagattttaaaatattgcttattacttataaagccctgaatggtttagcacctcagtatttgaatgagctccttttacattatactcctctacgtctgctacgttctcaaaactcaggcaatttgataatacctagaatatcaaaatcaactgcaggcggcagatccttttcctatttggctcctaaactctggaataacctacctaacattgttcgggaggcagacacactcttgcagtttaaatctagattaaagacccatctctttaacctggcatacacataacatactaatatgcttttaatatccaaatccgttaaaggatttttaggctgcattaattaggtaaaccggaaccggaaacacttcacataacaccgtactttctacatcattagaagaatggcatctacgctaatatttgtctgtttctctcttgttccgaggtcaccgtggccaccagatccagtctgtgtccagatcagagggtcactgcagtcacccggatccaggacgtatccagaccagatggtggatcagcacctagaaaggacctctactgccctgaaagacagcggagaccaggacaactagagccccagatacagatcccctgtaaagaccttgtctcagaggagcaccaggacaagaccacaggaaacagatgattcttctgcacaatctgactttgctgcagcctggaattgaactactggttttcgtctggtcagaggagaactggccccccaactgagcctggtttctcccaaggtttttttctccattctgtcacagatggagtttcggttccttgctgctgtcgcctctggcttgcttagttggggtcacttcatctacagcgatatcattgacatgattgcaaataaaaacagacactttttcaactgaacagagatgacataactgaattcaatgatgaactgcctttaactatcattttgcattattgagacactgttttccaaatgaatgttgttcagtgcttggcgcaatgtattttgtttaaagcactatataaataaaggtgattgatacgTATAATAAAAGATATTTGCGATGTTTTAATCTTACAAATCATACAGAAAAGAATTGCtagatataaacttgcagttcCAAGAAAAACTGgcagaattacaagatataaactctgtGACTTTTTTGTGGATTTACATCTCACAAGtctgactttttctcagaattgcaaaatgtTGACTCAGAAGAACTGCAAGAAAAGTCTGTATTGTGAAGTAAAtggcaattgtgagaaaaaaaagttgaaataaaattaagtgaaaagtgaaataaaattaccttttttatagattttttaatcCATGGCAAAAATGGGAATCCATGTTGGATTAGAGAGAAAAAATATTGTGTGCtaatattttatacatgttttattgAGACAAAATACTGGATGTTGTGAAGTTATGACCTTATTTTTGGATTGTAGATTCTTTAGTTTTGCGAAGGAACCTTACTTTGTTTTAGTTCATTGACTATGATTTAGAGTACATTTGGACAATCCTTGGACTCCTTCCCGGCACAGTTTATTggatattgtaaaaataaatgaagtataTCTTGTTTTTAACCAGATTAAGACAGATGTGGTCTTCAGCACACAAAACTTAGTCAAGCTGAAGTACTGGAAAAGGGGTTTATCTGTGGTTTGCTGTTCTGAGACACTATAATGGATAGAAAAGCACTATAGACAGGATGTACACAGCCATTTAGCTgagcttttatctaaagtgatgactttaaaaaaaacaacaacaactatacaGTAGACAGTCAGTGGTAATCaaaactatttggttaccaacattctttaaaatatcttcttttgtattccacagaagtcatacaggtttgtaatgacatcaTGGTGAAtgtcattcttgggtgaactatcaagAATTAAGGAAATGCACATGGgagcataaaaaaaattctacctCATGACCATCCTTTAGAACTGACTGTAACAGCGACCACACACAAAGCCTCAAAGACCAACTAAAAGCTACTCTGCAGACCAAAAGCAGAGGTCATTTCCTCTATTTGGACTGGGTAAATTGAGCCTGTATATTAGGACTGGTAAATTTTGTGTGTATAGGCTCAGACAGCCGTAATTTGGCCATGATTCATCTGTTATCCTTTTGAAAACACAGATGGATATCAAGAAGGCCTCTATGGCCACCAAAAAGTCTTTATCAGATGCAGTCAGAACACTTGTTTGTATGAACGTGTTTTGTGACTATAAATTATGCATCTGTAGATCAGTTGGATATCAAATGTTTGTAGGTTGATGGGGCCATAGTCAATTCATGGGCTATCCCTGTAGAGATTATAATGCGTTCTAACTGCACCTCTTATGATGGAGATTGAAGAGGGAAATCTGTTTTCATAACTAACGATGTATTTTCCCTCGAGACCGTTTTAGTACTATCAGTCAGACATGGCTCATCTAAACCTGGAGTGTTTGTTAGTGCATGATCAGGTTATAAATCATTAAAAGGATTCACATGTAGTTTAAGAAAAAGGAGGAGAGAGAATTTAATAAAGAACAGAgatgaaaagaagagaaaagaataTGTGAGTCCACACATGATTTCAAGCTTGTATCATTGtgagaaaagcaaacaaaaacaaatctcataaaaggcataaaatattatttggtgGGTGAAAATGCTcaaatatttatgtgtatatttatacgCAGGAAAACTAATGTAAAGACGAATATTGATAAAACATTTGCTAATTTAGTGGGTTTTGAATCCATCGCATAATACAATAgtccaaaaatatattattagttattacTTTGTTTTAATATACCCTGAGTGATGTTATTCTGTAAAATATTGaacaaaattatgtaaaaaaaaaaaaaagaagataattgtGGTAATACATAAGTACCCAAATTACATCTAAAGGaatggtttacccaaaaatgaaaatttgctgaaaatgtaaatgttcaagaggtagatgagtttgtttcttcatcagaacagatttggagaaattgggATCCTCTggactgaatgggtgccgtcagaatgagagtccaaacagctgataaaaacatcacaataaatcctaaaataatacacatgactccagtccataaGTTAACATCTGGTGAGCCAAAAAGCTGTgcgtttgtaaaaaacaaatccatcaaggtgttgttttttcttttttaactgttAACTGTTGCTTATTAAATAATAACGCTtcatccagtaaaaaaaaaatatttccctgCTGTCATCTAACATCAAAATCCTCTGACATATTTGTTAAGAATAGTTTCCGCTTGTTAATGCTGATTGATCTGTACATATTTCTCTTCTCCATGGGACGACTTTATCTGtagatatattattatatatatattattttattttattaatggtttgtattttattttgaaggtATTTTAAGTGTACTATTCTTTTATAGATGATTCCTGACACATCTATGTAAAAgcttcaaaaattatatttcaaacagCTTTCGAAGACATGGATTTCGAAGAGGaaaatttttaaaaagtgtaactgAATTTATAAAGTAAAAGCTCTTTTGAAGAAGATACAGTTTCATCTGTCgactgagcgagagagagagagagacagagtgagagagagacagagaaagagagagaaagagagagagagaggggagggtgATAAACCCTACAAACCAGATCCACCTCAAGAAAGAATTTTATCCCTTACTCTgctcttgctctctctcacacttcaattaattttctctctctttttctgcctGAGATGTCGTCTCTGTTGAGGGAGGAGATGGACAGAGTCTTGTTCAGACCGGAGGGACAAAACCTGGAGGAGTTTATAGAAATAGAGGAGCAACAGCAGGGGCGACATTTTCTCTGCGTTTctagtaagaaaaaaaattgacattttttgcacaattatttttagttatatagaccgaattattttagaaaatggaTGAGATactaaaattcaatttttttaaaaaataaataaataaataaatctgtgagttcatctggggacagggtcagaaATTGTTTGTGAAGGaggaagaatgtaaaaaaaaaaaaacctacagacCTAAATTTGTTTGTGGTTGACATGGTTTGATGAAGCGgtgtaataaaaatacaaaaccaaTGTGTGTTTGGTTAGTAACTAAGGATAAAGAAGCTCAGATCTCAGTTGTCCTGTGTCGGAGAGTTAAGCATTCACGGACCAATAAGCTGCAGAAATATGGGCTGGAGGACAGTTATGAAAGAACAGAGACTTGGGCCCTGGAGGACCTGCTGATTCTGGACGGTAGAGATCCAGACACTGTGAGTAGAGTTTAGCATTCATCCTCCTCCAACTTCTGAATATACATGCTACTTTCAGTAACTGCTGTTCACATTATTAACGGTGCTGATGAGTTGTAATATAATAGGAAGCAGAAGCTCTTACTTTTCATTGAAAGATGTTTAGTTTGCATATCTCTGCTGTGTTAGGATGATCCCTGTTTCTTGATGCATTTCGACTCGGTGCGGTCCATCAGAGCAGTGAGCTGTGCTGCGAAATACACACTGGCCCGCTGTCTgctgtccctgagcaagacacatCACCACACGGCACTAAAACTTAAGAACTATGACTGGACGTACATTCAGCCCACTGCAATGTATTCAGATCGTGGTGACTGTGTTGTCCTTGCGCAGATCTGTTTCTATGCCTTTAATCTGGTGTGTCTTTCATTGTGTCCTGTGCCTCTGGCATAGAGTCATTTTGATTAGTCTTCTCATTTGAGGAATTTCTTTTGAACTGGTCCTAAAACCTCAACTCTTGATGTTGACaataaaagttcatttaagtGTAATCTATAATGCCCTTAGGGAGTGTACAAAGACCAAGCTTTGTGTTTTGAGCACTTAGCCATGCTTTGAGCACTTAGGCCTAGTGTACAGTAACTGTAACATAACTCCACAGTTTAGTGAAATCCAATTTGTGCTTGTGCAAAGGCAACGCAAAAGGGTGTTTCTGATGTGTAATCCTGTGACTTGAATATTaagagtgtgtatttatttaaaagtgttataAATTGTGTGACATGTTTTGCATGTGTTTTAGCTGATTCATTAGCTAAGCTATActaatatatttaatcatttcgAAAAGCGAAACTGTGAGACAAACTTGTGAATATTACAGCATAcactaataacattaataatcttGTCATCTGTTGAAACATCCAATGTTTTCTCGTTTCTTCTGCAGTGTGCTTTACTGAATTAAATACTGTGACATCCACGAGTTGTTTAAgcacaattttaataaatttaacctatggaaaattttacaaatatttgtcaCTGTGTGTAAGACATCTTTAATTGTTTGCATGCAAAATATTGTTGGTACGAAAGGATTTGCATCTTGTGATGCAATATTAAGGAAATGAATAACATATTTACGGCTAAATGTACAGCAACTTACCGATTAAGTAtataaatggtaataaaatatttgaattgtgattaaaagtttttatttcgcAAAAAGAAACAGAGTTGGAGATAACAGAACTATCTAGCAAATATAGTTTACCGGTCATTACACAGAAATAGAATACCACGACTGCCCAAAATCAATTATTCCATTGAGACGagaaataaaatatcatattaatatgatataatatgtaaCACGTTAAATTTGCACTACACTAACGTTTTGAATTGAGCCAAACCGCCATGCTGACGTCATAAGTGTCTCAATGTTTTGGGTCCATCAATTGGGTGGCTAAAAAAGTCGCCtgaatcaaaataatatattaatttaacttCAAATGgcaatgccttgtttgtaatacACATGAATTCTTGCCAAATGAACTATCATTTTGTCTAAATATATTTAGGATTAAAGTGGATTAATTTGTTTGTAGTTTAACTAGTTACTTAAATCTGGTCATAAAGGCGCAGCGAAGACACACCTGGCGCCAAATTTCAAGTTTGGATGGTTGAACTGAAAGCAACGTCGACGTTCATTTTAGGTACTTACCTCGAAAACTATAGCAGCGTATAGcggttttagtttattttacgCATACGGTGGTTTATCGAAATGTACATAAAGTCTATTGTACTAGAGGGCTTCAAGTCCTACGCCGAAAGAACGGAGATTAA from Carassius auratus strain Wakin chromosome 26, ASM336829v1, whole genome shotgun sequence carries:
- the exoc1l gene encoding exocyst complex component 1-like translates to MSSLLREEMDRVLFRPEGQNLEEFIEIEEQQQGRHFLCVSITKDKEAQISVVLCRRVKHSRTNKLQKYGLEDSYERTETWALEDLLILDGRDPDTDDPCFLMHFDSVRSIRAVSCAAKYTLARCLLSLSKTHHHTALKLKNYDWTYIQPTAMYSDRGDCVVLAQICFYAFNLVCLSLCPVPLA